The sequence AGCGACCGAGGCCTCTGTCTGATTACCCTCAAGTGCATGATCACATGTGATAGATAGTAGGCAGTAACCACTCCCCTACGCCTCTTCCGCCTTCTGGCATTGCCACGCCTCCTatttgacattaaattattCATGTCATTCTTCTCAAAGAGAGAAGGACAGAGACAGCAAAGACGTAAGATTTATAGCCAGGTCTTTGGATCATAGACTTCCCTAATACTACTGGTGCTAGCAGTTATAAGATCTGGGAATTAGGTTAGAGGGAATGCTGCAGCGATATCATGGATGGCTTTAGAGGAAAAAtattcatctatatatatatccccGGCTCAAGGAGGTGATTTCTTGGTGTTTTAAACGCACGCAGGTGCAACTGTAGTACAAGTTAATCAAGTATAGAAAAGGAATCTTCATTGATGAGAAGCCTCAAATCTCCAGTGAGATTACAAGAATAAGAACATATTCTATTGAGGGCTATGGTAAATTTGTAAAGAAAGTGCTAGCTAGATGGAAACTGTCACTAGCGAGACGAGATAATACTGGTGGCATGGTAATAAATAGAGTGGTTAGGAAAGAACTGGCAGGCTGGCACCATGCTCTCCTCTACTACAAAATAATACGGAGAACACTTCGAGGAAGAAGGACAATCTAAAGCAAGCGAAGTCAGAACCCATTATTGATCACTCCAGCATCCCATATCCCTTTCCTACCTCTGCTAGGATTCAGCCCTTCAATGTCATGTTTATATTTCACAATTTTTCAATGATCGAACTCATTATTTTCCATCAACTGGAGCTCGCCGAGCTCTCTCATCACTTCAGCTCCTGTAGAATTATAAGTGGAAAAGGGGGCCAATCCACTTACAGGCTTGGGATCTATTTCGGGGCAAACATCTTTAATTTCATGCCCCTTCAACTTGCTTGCGGCATGCAATGATAATAGCACCTATTATTTCTTGTTgttatatattagaaaaatgaatttcattCAAATCGAAATTCTTTAAACAGTAAGAGGCATGGTTTCGTGACAAGGAGTCTTTTGTACTTGTAAAGAAGTTATGAGGAGTTGCAAGATTAAGAAATCATGGTTTTCTTCATTACAATTTCATGCAAATGATACGCTTTTATGCACACGGGCGAGGTGAGAATTGTTGATGCATGGAGGTGACTCATTCCAGCAGACACATTGTGTAGCTAGGCCATGGCTGTTGCCAGCGTATCTCTGAACCGCAATAGCTTGTTTATCGTTCAGTGCAGGAATAGGGCTATCTTTAATTTTCCCTTCCCATATTCGGTAGGCCATGAATTTCAAGCTTACGCTGTGTTTGGGAACCAGAAAAAAGGAAGCAGAGAGAACGAGGGGAGGAAAATAACTCCCTTTTCGTTTTGTGGTTAATTAAGGAAATTTTACTAATTGTATTTCACTTTCTCTCGAAAAATGGAGAGATTGATTTCTGTGGTCCCTTGTAAAGCAACTCCATCCTCCTTCCTTCTCTCTTCACATCTCCCTTCTTCTTCCCAGAACAGTGGAAATAATTTGAACTTTCCTCTCTCACTGGTCATTCCCTTCCTCCAACTTTCCATTTCTCCCAAGCACGTTGTAAATGTCAGGAGTGTAGCTTTTTGCTGCATTTAATCCCATCAACTCTCAATCAGCTGATAATCAGCCCTCTGCATTCAAAGCAGGCTCTCAAATTGGATCACATAATTGTCGTTATACAGAAAACAACAGCTCACTGGGATTATTGTCGTGTTATTGAATTAAAGTTGATAAATGGAAGAAGGGCATCCAAAGGACATGCAATTAGAGAAAAAGGACTGTCGAGAAACCAGTCTGAGTTTCATAATGCATCTATGCAGGCACAGAGGCTTTAAATTCCAACAGCGCGGACAGGCCTATGCTCAGTGATGGACCACCATCGAGACGTTGCTGGACTATGGGCTCTAGCCCATTTCCATACCAATATCTGCTGCTGTGAGGACACTTAAGCCCATCAACATGACTGTCTTCGACGAGGAGGCctgatcttttttttcttcattattttctcATCTTAGATGGTTAATTAGAACTAACGCCTACATAGCAAGTTACATTTACACGAAATATTACACGTGACCTTTAAGCAACGGTCTTCACcccttattatttaaataaaaaaaccctcatTGCTTAATTTCAAATTCAACTGATCTTTAATCTATaaggatttttatgttttttaggtAGCTTTTGATAAATATACCCAGATAAAAAGGACAAaatagttgaaataaaaaatccatgttttcatgtttttcttttcttttctttttatcgtgaaagaacaaaaatccaTTATAAAACAATctcagaaaaaacaaatttatttttatatttttattttcatttctttaaccaaaagcgttttgttctttttatatttattttttgcatttcggATACCAACCAAATACAGTTATCATAATTTTAGGGGGAAATgcccttttgtattttttttttattttatttttttaaattgttcattcataatacatacatacatacgtACATGTACATACACGTATATATGTGATATCGTATGCTTAGATTGAAAGCAATCAAAAGAACCAATCTTTAAGTCTCAGTATTCAGAAAGTAAACAATCCAAGCACTTTACTTGAAGCAACACATGCCGCATACAGCAAAGGGCATAACCTATATATACCACCCCTCCCCTTCCTTCATCTCCATCCTTCCACTCAACAATTTTTCCCATTCTCAAATTCAAACAGCTCAAATGGCTCTTCCCGCACTTTCTTTCATTCTTGCGTTGTCTCTCATGTCATTTTTTGCATCTTCTGGTTTAGCTCGTGATTTCTCAATTGTAGGCTATGCCCCAGAAGACTTGACGTCTAGGGATAAGATCATTGATCTCTTTGAATCATGGATATCAAAACACCAGAAGATTTATGAGagtattgaagaaaaatggCACAGATTTGAgattttcaaagataatttgTTCCACATTGACGAGACTAACAAGAAGGTTGTTAACTACTGGCTTGGATTGAATGAGTTCGCTGATTTGAGCCACGAAGAGTTCAAAAACAAGTATCTTGGCTTGAATGTTGACTTGTCTAACAGAAGAGAATGCTCTGAGGAATTCACATACAAGGATGTCTCGAGCATCCCAAAGTCAGTGGATTGGAGAAAGAAAGGAGCTGTTACTGATGTCAAGAACCAAGGTTCATGTGGTAAGTGTCCCATGCTCCTTCATCTCTATCTTGTATACTTGCAAAAACAGTCATGGTGGGTGAGTGTATTTGCTTTTATGCAGGTAGTTGCTGGGCCTTTTCAACAGTGGCAGCAGTAGAAGGTATAAGTCAGATTGTTACTGGAAATTTGACATCCCTCTCTGAGCAAGAGTTGGTCGATTGTGATACTACATACAACAATGGATGCAATGGAGGACTTATGGATTATGCATTTGCTTACATAATCTCCAACGGTGGACTCCACAGGGAGGAAGACTACCCATACATCATGGAAGAGGGCACCTGTGAGATGAGAAAGGTATAATGATGCCGCccattaacaaaacaaaaaatcggCCACAACAATGTTCCCAAAGGCCTCCAATATCATACTGATCCAGGCCATGCTCGTTctctttttggtttaattttagtTCGTCATTGTTCTCGCAGGCAGAATCAGAGGTAGTAACCATTAGTGGATACCATGATGTGCCACAAAACAGTGAAGAAAACCTATTGAAGGCACTGGCAAACCAGCCCCTCAGTGTGGCCATTGATGCTTCTGGCAGAGACTTCCAATTTTACAGCGGGGTAGGTCATCATTCACTACACACACGCGCGCGACTAGctatatgtttttcattttgaatgGTAGGCTAAATTGATTTGTTGATGCAGGGTGTTTTTGATGGTCATTGTGGAACCGAGCTAGATCATGGAGTGGCAGCCGTTGGATATGGATCAGCCAAGGGCTTGGACTTCATCACAGTTAAAAACTCTTGGGGATCTAAATGGGGAGAAAAGGGTTTCATAAGGATGAAGAGAAACACTGGCAAGCCTGCAGGACTTTGTGGAATCAACAAAATGGCTTCTTATCCCACCAAGAAGAAGTGACATGCTTAAATGTCCTAAATTTGTGCTTTTCCcctttttatttactatttctAAAATCTGCATGTCACGGGGACGATGATGTCTTGtaataattcattttctaaATTCATGTCCACTCAAGCTCATGTTTTCTCTGCTACTACAGCATGCCCCGAAAAAATGTATTAGCATCCCCATGTTCTGTTACAGCTTCCTTAACTCCATTCTGGCTAT is a genomic window of Populus alba chromosome 5, ASM523922v2, whole genome shotgun sequence containing:
- the LOC118061888 gene encoding cysteine protease XCP2 → MALPALSFILALSLMSFFASSGLARDFSIVGYAPEDLTSRDKIIDLFESWISKHQKIYESIEEKWHRFEIFKDNLFHIDETNKKVVNYWLGLNEFADLSHEEFKNKYLGLNVDLSNRRECSEEFTYKDVSSIPKSVDWRKKGAVTDVKNQGSCGSCWAFSTVAAVEGISQIVTGNLTSLSEQELVDCDTTYNNGCNGGLMDYAFAYIISNGGLHREEDYPYIMEEGTCEMRKAESEVVTISGYHDVPQNSEENLLKALANQPLSVAIDASGRDFQFYSGGVFDGHCGTELDHGVAAVGYGSAKGLDFITVKNSWGSKWGEKGFIRMKRNTGKPAGLCGINKMASYPTKKK